A window from Micromonospora profundi encodes these proteins:
- a CDS encoding carbohydrate-binding protein has protein sequence MRSRRIFAVAAGAAMTLTAAVAFVPSSMAAVSSANAVAMVACTAPAWAEGNTYQTGAQVTYGGRLYQALVTHTAHPGAGWNPAATPSLWRDLGACSGTTPPPTTPPPTTAPPTTPPPTTPPPTTPPPTTPPPTGGTCAVKSRPTGKVLQGYWENWDGASNGVHPGLGWIPITDSRLNQHGYNVINAAFPVIRSDGTVLWENGMDAGVKVATPAEMCQAKAAGATILMSIGGAAAGIDLSSTAVADRFIATIVPILTAYHFDGIDIDIETGLTGSGNINTLSTSQANLIRIIDGVLARMPSNFGLTMAPETAYVTGGSVVYGSIWGSYLPIIKKYVDNGRLWWLNMQYYNGSMYGCAGDSYPAGTVQGFTVQTQCLNNGLTIQGTTIRVPYDKQVPGLPAQIGAGGGYMSTSLVTQAWNSVPGLKGLMTWSANWDGSKGWTFGDNVKRLQGR, from the coding sequence ATGAGAAGCCGTCGGATTTTCGCAGTGGCAGCCGGGGCGGCGATGACCCTCACGGCCGCCGTCGCCTTCGTCCCCAGCAGCATGGCGGCCGTGTCCTCGGCCAACGCCGTCGCGATGGTCGCCTGCACCGCCCCGGCGTGGGCCGAGGGCAACACCTACCAGACGGGCGCCCAGGTCACCTACGGCGGCCGGCTCTACCAGGCACTTGTCACCCACACCGCGCACCCCGGCGCCGGCTGGAACCCCGCCGCGACCCCGTCGCTGTGGCGTGACCTGGGCGCATGCTCGGGAACCACACCGCCACCCACCACGCCGCCACCGACGACCGCGCCACCGACGACTCCCCCGCCCACCACGCCGCCACCGACCACGCCTCCCCCCACCACGCCGCCACCCACGGGTGGGACCTGCGCGGTGAAGTCACGGCCCACCGGCAAGGTGTTGCAGGGCTACTGGGAGAACTGGGACGGCGCCTCCAACGGCGTCCACCCCGGCCTCGGCTGGATCCCCATCACCGACAGCCGGCTGAACCAGCACGGCTACAACGTGATCAACGCGGCGTTCCCGGTGATCCGCTCGGATGGCACGGTCCTCTGGGAGAACGGCATGGACGCTGGCGTGAAGGTGGCCACCCCGGCCGAGATGTGCCAGGCCAAAGCCGCCGGCGCCACCATCCTGATGTCGATCGGCGGGGCCGCCGCGGGCATCGACCTGAGCTCCACCGCGGTCGCCGACCGGTTCATCGCGACGATCGTGCCGATCCTGACGGCCTACCACTTCGACGGCATCGACATCGACATCGAGACCGGCCTGACCGGCAGTGGCAACATCAACACCCTGTCGACGTCGCAGGCCAACCTGATCCGGATCATCGACGGCGTGTTGGCCCGGATGCCGTCGAACTTCGGCCTGACCATGGCACCGGAGACGGCCTACGTCACCGGCGGCAGCGTGGTCTACGGCTCGATTTGGGGCTCGTACCTGCCGATCATCAAGAAGTACGTGGACAACGGCCGCCTCTGGTGGCTGAACATGCAGTACTACAACGGCAGCATGTACGGCTGCGCCGGCGACTCGTACCCGGCCGGCACCGTGCAGGGCTTCACCGTGCAGACGCAGTGCCTCAACAACGGCCTCACCATCCAGGGCACCACCATCCGCGTGCCGTACGACAAGCAGGTCCCGGGTTTGCCCGCGCAGATCGGGGCGGGCGGCGGCTACATGTCGACGTCTTTGGTCACGCAGGCATGGAACTCCGTGCCCGGCCTCAAGGGCCTGATGACCTGGTCGGCGAACTGGGACGGGTCGAAGGGGTGGACCTTCGGCGACAACGTGAAGCGCCTGCAGGGCCGCTGA
- a CDS encoding DedA family protein — translation MAHGGALPLWAVIPMIAGAGGMRWPVFLRANLAGGLVWATAVATLGYLGAASYRYLERELGIGEWALLTLIVAGVALRAWLHARRGRSGSP, via the coding sequence GTGGCCCACGGTGGTGCGCTGCCGCTGTGGGCCGTGATCCCCATGATCGCCGGCGCGGGTGGGATGCGCTGGCCGGTCTTCCTCCGGGCGAACCTGGCCGGCGGGCTGGTGTGGGCGACAGCCGTGGCGACGCTGGGCTACCTGGGCGCCGCCTCCTACCGCTATCTGGAGCGGGAACTGGGCATCGGCGAGTGGGCCCTTCTGACCCTGATCGTCGCCGGCGTGGCGTTGCGGGCGTGGCTGCACGCCCGGCGCGGCCGATCTGGCTCGCCCTGA